Part of the Vicinamibacterales bacterium genome, GTCGTGCTCGAATCGCCCTTCTCGCGCCAGGCGCAGCAGGTTGCCGTAGGTGCTGACGACCGTGAAGCCATGATCGTGGACCCCGGCGTCGGTAAGGTGCGGGCCCATCGACTCGAGCGTGCGGCGCCGTCCGAGATCGAGGAACCGGCGGTCGTCGGTCGCGTCGAACTGGAGCAGCGCCGATCCGTACCGGAAGCCGAGCGTCCACTCCGTCCAGCCGCGGGAGGTGTAGCGGCCGTCGACGGTGTACACGAGAGCATCTCGGGACGATCCGTGGCGGCGCTCGATGGCCCGGATCTTCGCCGCCGACAAGTCCCAGAGCCGGTCGATCTTCGCGGCCAGCCCGGCCGGCTCCACCCGCGGATCGATCTTCATCGCGTGACCCCGATCGTCGCGTTCGCCTGGCCCGTCACACGGCCCTCACTTCCGGCGCGCCGGCTCCGCCTCGAAGGTGAAGCTCTGGAAGGCCGACGGCACGTGAAAGCTGGGCTGGGACGGTGTCGACCAGGCCGTTTCGACGGCCCCGCGTTCGGGCGCCAGCGGGCCGCCCGGACGCTTCACGCGGAAGAGGTTGAATCGCCACTGACTGCCGGGGCGGGGAGGCAGCGCGACGCCCTTCGCCGACGGCAGCGACCGGAACGCTGGCCACGGGATGAACGCGACGGCCGTCCAGTCTCCCGCAAACGGCGGGCGCCCCGGCGTCGCCAGGGTCCGCGTCTCGAGCCCCTCGATGTTCCAGTCGAAATCCATCTGCTTGTCGGGGTAGGGCTGGACCATCCGGACATCGCACACGACGTTGCCGGGGCTGATCTCGAGCTCGGCATAGTTGCGGCCGCTCTGGTCGATGTCGAGGAACACTTCGACCACCTCCTCTTCCCACAGGTGATCGTCGCGCCGCGTCATCGTGAACCACGGGTGGTCGTCGGTGGCGTCGAACCGCAGGAACAGGCCCTCGGCGCTCCACAGCGCGCGGAACGTCGTCTGGTACTTCACTGGCCCCCACGAGACGGCCGTCGCCGGGCTCCACTCCTCGCCGCCCGCAGCCATGAGCGCCGCACGCGGGTGGGGGGTCGCGAGGACGCGGTAAGAGTCTGCCGCCGAAACGGCGGTGGACATCAAGGCGGCAGACAGGATCGCACCCACCCACTTCATGTGACCTCCGGCTCTACTCGGCCATCAGGTAGATCGCGAGCGTCGCGAACGCGATGCCGGCCACCTGATACACGGGAGGAACGCGGCTGTAGACCGCGAGCGACAGGACCACCGTGATCACCGGCGAGAGCGACGTCAGCGGCGCGACGATGATCGCCTTGCCGTGCCGCATGGCGTAGACGAGCGAGAGCGCCCCGGCAGAGTTCAGCACCTGCACGAGGGCGGCGAGGTACGGCCCTCTGAATCCCCAGTTGATCGGCCGGCCGAAGTCGGTCATCCACACGGCGAAGGGCACCAGCGCGACGGCCGTCGCCATCATGTAGAAGAAGATCCCTTCCGCGCTCGTGGTGCGCGTGGCGAACTTCATCACGAAGGCCTGGATGCCCCACATGACGAAGACCAGCGTCGCCAACGGCAGCCACGTGTAGCCCCTGACGATGGCGTCGCCGGGCGCCACGTAAGACAGGAGCGCGATGGCCGGGAGCGCCAGCAGGATGCCCGACCAGTGGCGGCCCGACGCCCGCTCGCGCAGCACCAGCACCGAGAGCACGATGGTGAGCACTGGGTAGAGGGCGACGACCGGGAACACGATGAAGGCTGGACCCGTGCGGAGCGCCTCGAAGAGCAGCAGTTGCCCGCCGGCGCCGAGCAGTCCCACCAGGCTGCCGAGCGTGAGCGACCGCGCGTCCCGCTCGAACCGCCACCCGATCACGTGCAGCGCCGCCAGCGCGCACGGAACCATCGTCAGGGCCCACACGACGTATCCGAGCGTCGCCGGGAAGCCGGCCTTCTCCGGGATTTCGATGAACGCGCCCCAGATGCCCCAGGAGACGGTCGTGAAGATCGCAAACAGCAGCCAGCGTTGCACGTTACCTGCTCTCGTTGGCGAACGCCCCGGCGCCGGCGTTCCCGGTTGCGCGGCCCGCCCACTTGCCGGTGGTCGCCGAGGCCGTTCAGACGATGAGGAGCTCGATGCCTTTGCTCCTGACAGTCGCGGCCGTCTCGGGATCGATCGTGTCGTCGGTGATGATGCGGTGGACGCTCTCCAGCTTTGCGATCAGCGAGAGGCTTCGGCGCCGGAACTTCGTGGCGTCCGCGACCACGGTGACTTCGCGCGCCACCCGGATCAGCTGCGCGTTGAGTTGGGCTTCGAGGACGTCCGGAGTCATCATCCCGATGTTCACGTCGAGCCCGTCGACGCCGAGGAAGAGCCGGTCGGCGTTGAGTCCCTGGAGCATCTGTTCGGCGTGCGGCCCGACCACCGAATGAGACACGTGGCGCAGCATGCCCCCGACCACAATCAGGCGAACCTGCGGGAGCTTCGCGAGTTCGATCGCGATGTTCAGCCCGTTGGTGATCACCGTGAGCGACTTGAACTTGCGCGCCGCGATCTGGCGTGCGACTTCGAGCGTCGTGGTCCCCGAGTCGAGGATGATCGTCTCATCGTTCTGGATCAGCTGCGCGGCGGCGGCGCCGATCCGGGCCTTCTCGTCGTGGTGCAGGATCTCCTT contains:
- a CDS encoding carbohydrate-binding family 9-like protein; protein product: MKWVGAILSAALMSTAVSAADSYRVLATPHPRAALMAAGGEEWSPATAVSWGPVKYQTTFRALWSAEGLFLRFDATDDHPWFTMTRRDDHLWEEEVVEVFLDIDQSGRNYAELEISPGNVVCDVRMVQPYPDKQMDFDWNIEGLETRTLATPGRPPFAGDWTAVAFIPWPAFRSLPSAKGVALPPRPGSQWRFNLFRVKRPGGPLAPERGAVETAWSTPSQPSFHVPSAFQSFTFEAEPARRK
- a CDS encoding DeoR/GlpR family DNA-binding transcription regulator codes for the protein MGGSKRQRLLVEERRRKILEVLEQNERVTVRELVKRFEVSAVTIRGDLDTLTEAGALVRSHGGALKPLGGPVDISINVKEILHHDEKARIGAAAAQLIQNDETIILDSGTTTLEVARQIAARKFKSLTVITNGLNIAIELAKLPQVRLIVVGGMLRHVSHSVVGPHAEQMLQGLNADRLFLGVDGLDVNIGMMTPDVLEAQLNAQLIRVAREVTVVADATKFRRRSLSLIAKLESVHRIITDDTIDPETAATVRSKGIELLIV
- a CDS encoding DMT family transporter, whose protein sequence is MQRWLLFAIFTTVSWGIWGAFIEIPEKAGFPATLGYVVWALTMVPCALAALHVIGWRFERDARSLTLGSLVGLLGAGGQLLLFEALRTGPAFIVFPVVALYPVLTIVLSVLVLRERASGRHWSGILLALPAIALLSYVAPGDAIVRGYTWLPLATLVFVMWGIQAFVMKFATRTTSAEGIFFYMMATAVALVPFAVWMTDFGRPINWGFRGPYLAALVQVLNSAGALSLVYAMRHGKAIIVAPLTSLSPVITVVLSLAVYSRVPPVYQVAGIAFATLAIYLMAE